A single window of Ammospiza caudacuta isolate bAmmCau1 chromosome 12, bAmmCau1.pri, whole genome shotgun sequence DNA harbors:
- the LOC131563223 gene encoding basic proline-rich protein-like, whose product MRLAELCGSRHLRSRNNPYILMLLRHRIAGPQQSVTAAVPGLRQAPPCEHGAAGTGGPPGAPAPHGGRAHPRPAPPQPQPRSGPEARSAPGSSPRTGTRPPGGPAAPPLRPPTPASLPAPRTAAAAAPPPPPGAHRGPGGHPAHTPGGAGGPSPACPARPAPLPLWRRPRSAALSPGRRAGAAARRPRELRPPRELRELRPPRRLLPPPPLLGLRRRSGPPPVAAPASSPGQQQAPPPRRFRRAQKGSPRPAGSRGWSEMGRDEGPRLLLPLPWAVRRETAKGNPPPPAESG is encoded by the exons CACCTGCGCTCAAGGAACAACCCCTACATTCTGATGCTGCTAAGGCACAGG ATCGCTGGGCCACAGCAGAGCGTGACAGCGGCCGTGCCCGGGCTCCGCCAGGCCCCTCCGTGTGAGCACGGCGCTGCCGGCACGGGCGGACCCCCGGGAGCCCCGGCACCCCACGGGGGGCGAGCGCACCCCCGGCCGGCtcccccacagccacagccccgCTCAGGCCCCGAAGCTCGGTCGG cccccggctCCTCGCCCCGCACCGGGACCCGCCCCCCGGGCGGCCCGGCAGCACCGCCCCTCCGCCCTCCCACCCCCGCGTCGCTCCCGGCCCCTCGGACCGCGGCGGCCGCTGCCCCGCCGCCCCCACCCGGCGCCCACCGCGGGCCGGGCGGGCACCCCGCGCACAcccccggcggggcgggcgggcctTCGCCGGCGTGCCCTGCCCGGCCCGCTCCGCTCCCATTGTGGCGGCGGCCCCGCAGCGCTGCGCTCTCACctgggcggcgggcgggggctgCGGCCCGGCGGCCCCGGGAGCTGCGGCCGCCCCGGGAGCTCCGGGAGCtgcggccgccccgccgcctcctcccGCCTCCGCCGCTCCTCGGGCTCCGCCGCCGCTCGGGGCCGCCCCCCGTCGCAGCGCCCGCCTCGTCCCCCGGGCAGCAACAGGCGCCTCCGCCGCGAAGGTTCCGCAGGGCGCAGAAAGGTTCCCCCCGGCCCGCGGGGTCCCGGGGCTGGAGCGAAATGGGGCGGGATGAGGGGCcccggctgctgctgcccctgccatgggctgtgAGGAGAGAGACTGCAAAGGGCAACCCCCCACCGCCCGCGGAAAGCGGCTAA